A single region of the Fusobacterium varium genome encodes:
- a CDS encoding Gx transporter family protein, with translation MMKIENRREVYLTALVLLALYLSLAENFIPKPFPWMKIGLSNIAVLIALEKFDSKMAIEVVLLRIFIQALMLGTLFTPGFIISLSAGGVTTLFMVGLYRFRKYLSLLAISSLSAFLHNLIQLIVVYFLLFRNITIYSKSIMMFVWGFLIIGVIAGIITGVIGERLNLRRGEKL, from the coding sequence ATTATGAAAATAGAAAATAGAAGAGAGGTTTATTTAACTGCTTTAGTATTATTGGCACTTTATCTGTCACTAGCTGAAAATTTTATTCCTAAACCTTTTCCTTGGATGAAAATAGGACTTTCTAATATAGCAGTTTTAATAGCACTTGAAAAATTTGATTCTAAAATGGCAATAGAGGTTGTATTGCTAAGAATTTTTATACAAGCTCTTATGTTAGGAACACTTTTTACACCAGGATTTATAATAAGTTTATCAGCAGGGGGAGTAACTACCTTATTTATGGTAGGTCTATATAGATTTAGAAAATATCTATCTCTTTTAGCAATAAGTTCATTATCAGCTTTTCTACATAATTTAATTCAATTGATAGTTGTATATTTTCTACTTTTTAGAAATATAACTATCTATTCAAAATCAATAATGATGTTTGTATGGGGATTTTTAATTATTGGAGTTATAGCAGGTATAATTACTGGAGTTATAGGAGAGAGATTAAATTTACGAAGAGGAGAGAAATTATGA